Sequence from the Streptomyces sp. R33 genome:
ACGTTGCTGCGTCGTGCGGGCATGGCTGTTCTCCTTCGGCTGCCACCGGTGGACCGCGCCCACTGTGCGGGTCGACGTCGGTGGCGGAAGCGGGTTCAGCGCCGACCCGCCGTGGCTTCATCCGATCGGATCGTCATATGCCGTGCGCTCGCCGGATCCGACCGGAACCGCAGCCACCGGGCGCTGCGTCCTCGCAGGTGTGCAGCGCAATGAGGTCGGCCGCAGTGCCGCCACCGCCATTCACCTCCGGCTCCGGCTCCTGGGCGGGGGGCTGCTGGTCGCTCATCTCCTCCTCGTCGGCTGGCTGACCCTGCGGCCCCTGGACGTGCCCTGGGCGGCCGCCGCCAATCTGACCCCGCTGGAGGGGATCCGGGCGCACCTCACGTACGGGCCGCTCGAGGCGGCCCGGCGGATCGGGGAGGGGCTGGCGCTGCTCGCCCCGCTCGGGGTGCTGCTGCCGCTCGTCAACGGGAACCTGGCTCCTTCGCCGCTGGCCGCGTGGTCCTCGCTGGGCCGGACCGCGGCCGCGGGCGCGCTGGTCTCGCTCAGCATCGAGATGCTGC
This genomic interval carries:
- a CDS encoding VanZ family protein codes for the protein MQRNEVGRSAATAIHLRLRLLGGGLLVAHLLLVGWLTLRPLDVPWAAAANLTPLEGIRAHLTYGPLEAARRIGEGLALLAPLGVLLPLVNGNLAPSPLAAWSSLGRTAAAGALVSLSIEMLQSAVPGQVVDVDSVLLNGLGVVLAHVAVVPALRARLRRSQRSQRSSQGSTPRIPRVGLGPWTDVLSAVPREY